The Fructilactobacillus myrtifloralis genome contains a region encoding:
- a CDS encoding amino acid ABC transporter permease: MNYINQVLPSLLAGLKMTLGVFALTLIGSLPLGVVVAILQKSPLKVLRWLIDGYITVMRGTPLLLQIVFVYYGLSLANLVTLPRFEAAVFTFILNYAAYFAEIFRGGMQAVPAGQYAGAKVLGFSRLQTMWYITLPQVVKTVMPSVGNEVINLVKDTSLVYVIGLGDLMRAGNIAVSRDVTLVPYLLVGAMYLGLTIILTIAMRYIEKRLNYYR; this comes from the coding sequence ATGAATTACATTAACCAAGTTTTACCCAGTTTACTAGCTGGGTTAAAAATGACGCTGGGCGTGTTCGCTTTGACGTTAATTGGGTCATTACCACTCGGGGTGGTGGTTGCGATCTTACAGAAATCACCACTAAAGGTGCTCCGGTGGCTGATCGATGGCTACATCACTGTGATGCGTGGAACGCCCCTGTTATTACAAATCGTGTTTGTTTACTACGGGTTGAGTTTGGCCAATCTGGTGACGCTCCCCCGGTTTGAAGCGGCGGTTTTCACCTTCATCTTGAACTATGCGGCCTACTTCGCCGAAATCTTTCGAGGAGGCATGCAAGCCGTTCCAGCCGGGCAGTACGCCGGAGCCAAGGTACTCGGGTTCAGCCGCCTCCAAACAATGTGGTACATTACGTTGCCCCAGGTAGTAAAGACGGTGATGCCGTCGGTTGGAAACGAAGTGATTAACCTGGTAAAGGATACCTCCTTGGTATACGTAATTGGACTGGGTGATTTAATGCGGGCCGGAAACATCGCCGTTTCACGGGATGTAACGCTCGTTCCCTACCTGCTCGTTGGTGCGATGTACCTAGGCCTAACCATCATTTTGACAATTGCAATGCGCTACATCGAAAAACGGCTGAACTATTATCGGTAG
- a CDS encoding amino acid ABC transporter ATP-binding protein — MLTIKNLKKSYGDQVVFQNLNITVPDGGILTVVGPSGIGKTTFLNILAGLIAADAGTITLNGKQLELSPNRKGTDVGVIFQDFNLFPQYTVAENVTLAPKVVKKEKKAQYQDQCQALLDELDLTSKQDSYPFQLSGGQKQRVAIARALAMKPGVLAYDEPTSGLDEASTKRVTEVIQKLQQRGVTQIVVTHDLPFAHSLNGQVLDFGTDVDR; from the coding sequence ATGTTAACGATTAAAAACCTTAAGAAATCGTACGGCGATCAGGTTGTCTTTCAAAATCTCAACATTACCGTTCCAGACGGGGGCATCCTGACCGTGGTCGGACCTTCTGGAATTGGGAAAACCACCTTTTTAAATATTTTAGCCGGGTTAATCGCGGCCGATGCCGGGACCATTACCTTAAACGGGAAGCAACTGGAACTAAGTCCCAACCGGAAGGGCACGGACGTTGGGGTCATCTTTCAGGACTTCAACCTGTTTCCCCAGTACACGGTCGCTGAGAACGTAACTCTAGCCCCCAAGGTGGTTAAGAAGGAAAAGAAGGCGCAGTACCAGGACCAGTGCCAAGCGTTACTGGACGAGTTGGACTTAACCAGTAAGCAGGACTCCTATCCGTTCCAACTTTCAGGTGGTCAGAAGCAGCGGGTTGCGATTGCCCGGGCTCTCGCCATGAAACCGGGAGTGTTGGCTTACGATGAACCGACTTCCGGACTTGATGAAGCCTCGACGAAGCGGGTGACGGAAGTGATCCAGAAGTTACAACAACGCGGGGTGACCCAGATCGTGGTGACCCACGATTTGCCCTTTGCCCACAGCTTGAACGGCCAGGTTTTGGACTTCGGAACGGACGTTGACCGTTAG
- a CDS encoding amino acid ABC transporter substrate-binding protein produces MKAKQKLIIGNILVLVILGVILGGAYYRFNHRTDSWQSLQHEKTLKIGIDDTFVPMGFRDKNNHLVGYDVEMAKAACKKLGLKPDFQVIDWSMKETELNTHHIDAIWNGYTVTPQRKEHVAFTKGYHRTGQVLLTRADSGVNQPADMRGKQLGVQSGSSGYTLFQSHPQDLKRFLTKAPIQYDTFDKAINDVQVGRLGAVLIDEDYARYYLAHSHQKVPLKIVSTNFPPDEMAVGVRKEDKTLRHKLNWAIAELHLDGTEQRLAKKYFGTPQPQR; encoded by the coding sequence ATGAAGGCAAAACAAAAACTCATCATTGGTAATATCCTAGTACTGGTGATTCTAGGGGTGATCCTCGGGGGTGCCTACTACCGATTTAACCACCGCACGGATAGCTGGCAGAGCTTGCAACACGAAAAAACCCTAAAAATTGGAATTGATGATACCTTTGTCCCGATGGGCTTTCGGGATAAAAATAACCACCTGGTGGGCTATGACGTTGAAATGGCCAAGGCCGCTTGTAAAAAACTCGGTTTGAAGCCCGACTTTCAGGTGATTGACTGGTCCATGAAGGAAACGGAGTTAAACACTCACCACATTGATGCAATCTGGAACGGATACACAGTGACGCCCCAACGAAAGGAACACGTGGCCTTTACCAAGGGGTACCACCGGACCGGGCAGGTGTTGCTGACCCGCGCGGATTCGGGAGTTAACCAACCCGCTGATATGCGTGGTAAGCAGCTCGGCGTGCAGTCGGGCTCCTCCGGGTACACGCTATTTCAATCGCACCCGCAGGATTTAAAACGCTTCTTAACGAAGGCCCCGATTCAGTATGATACCTTTGATAAGGCCATCAATGATGTGCAGGTTGGCCGACTCGGAGCCGTTTTAATCGATGAAGACTACGCGCGCTATTACCTAGCGCACAGTCACCAGAAGGTGCCGTTAAAGATTGTTTCCACCAACTTCCCGCCGGATGAGATGGCGGTCGGGGTGCGAAAGGAAGATAAGACGCTCCGTCACAAGTTGAACTGGGCGATTGCAGAATTGCACCTGGATGGAACTGAACAACGGTTGGCAAAGAAGTACTTTGGGACGCCGCAACCGCAACGTTAA
- a CDS encoding amino acid permease produces MPEQNDCKLNRGLKNRHIQLIALGGTIGTGLFLGSGESISLTGPSILLAYAITGVICFFIMRALGTLLLSNLEANSFIEPIAHFLGTTTGFVAGWTYWMCWIIGAIAEVTAAGIYINFWFPGIPSWFTGLVILGIIYALNTINVAAYGETEFWFALIKVIAIVAIIIVGIVLVLINYKTPAGHASITNLYSHKFFGHGWQGFALSFQMVVFSLTGVEMVGMTAGETKDPVHVIPKAIDAVPFRIILFYIGALAAIMCVIPWQTISPNQSPFVEVFKNIGVNGAAGIVNFVVLTAATSACNSSIYTTGRMMFSLTNGSNGKLAKKLGTLSNRRIPQNAITFSTLVVAAATLLNVFIPKGVFVFIASISTTLFLFMWSLIILAQMKYRREVDAAGKEDQLTFKMPWYPFSSYIVLIFLVFVAIVLLFRISSLLALIGSLIWIGTLYAVKLHRNHQQKHQA; encoded by the coding sequence ATGCCAGAACAAAACGATTGTAAGTTGAATCGGGGCCTGAAAAACCGCCACATTCAACTGATTGCCCTTGGGGGGACGATTGGGACGGGACTCTTTTTAGGATCCGGAGAATCCATTAGTTTAACCGGACCGTCCATCCTCTTGGCCTACGCAATTACTGGAGTTATCTGTTTCTTCATCATGCGGGCCCTCGGAACCTTACTCCTCTCGAACCTAGAAGCGAATTCCTTCATTGAACCCATCGCCCACTTTCTCGGCACCACCACGGGCTTTGTGGCCGGATGGACCTACTGGATGTGTTGGATCATTGGCGCCATCGCAGAGGTTACCGCCGCGGGAATCTACATTAATTTTTGGTTCCCCGGGATTCCCTCGTGGTTTACGGGCCTAGTCATCCTCGGGATTATCTACGCGCTTAACACGATTAACGTGGCTGCGTACGGAGAAACCGAATTTTGGTTTGCCCTCATCAAAGTGATTGCCATCGTTGCCATCATTATCGTGGGAATCGTGCTCGTCCTCATTAACTACAAAACCCCTGCTGGGCACGCTTCCATCACGAACCTGTATTCACACAAGTTCTTCGGCCATGGTTGGCAGGGATTTGCCCTCTCCTTTCAAATGGTTGTCTTCTCTCTGACCGGGGTCGAAATGGTCGGAATGACCGCTGGAGAAACCAAGGATCCCGTCCACGTGATTCCAAAGGCAATCGATGCCGTGCCGTTCCGGATTATCTTATTCTACATTGGAGCCCTCGCTGCCATCATGTGTGTGATTCCTTGGCAAACGATTTCTCCAAACCAAAGTCCGTTCGTGGAAGTGTTCAAAAACATTGGGGTGAACGGAGCTGCCGGAATCGTGAACTTTGTGGTTCTAACGGCCGCTACCTCCGCTTGTAACTCGTCTATTTACACGACTGGTCGGATGATGTTCAGCTTGACCAACGGGAGTAACGGGAAACTAGCAAAGAAACTGGGAACCCTTTCGAACCGGCGAATTCCGCAAAATGCGATTACCTTCTCCACGTTAGTCGTTGCGGCGGCGACCCTCTTAAACGTCTTCATTCCAAAGGGCGTCTTCGTCTTTATCGCTAGTATTTCTACCACGCTCTTCCTCTTCATGTGGTCCTTAATTATTCTGGCCCAGATGAAATACCGGCGCGAAGTCGATGCCGCTGGTAAGGAAGATCAACTTACCTTCAAAATGCCGTGGTACCCATTTTCTAGTTACATCGTGTTAATCTTCTTGGTCTTTGTCGCCATTGTGCTGCTCTTCCGGATTAGTTCGTTACTTGCCTTGATTGGCTCCCTAATCTGGATTGGAACGCTGTACGCGGTTAAGTTGCACCGCAATCACCAACAAAAACACCAAGCATAG
- a CDS encoding mucin-binding protein — protein MENKLHYKMYKAGKIWLFASISTIAFGTGIMLSPNGNKVHADTVATTTTAQAGQTETTQVAPTSEAVTTTNPASEQTSSTDAKNSTDTTVVAQPASTTATNASEATTSTSQASQTTTTSEAATATPGSQATSAVTTESVATSTAVNETNPESAAVSSPATSEVKATPETEPTSTQPSSQPDVTQQTETVQPVSQPNLNKLTTNLAAAPTTAATVVAQGTWPWGNTAHWTYTDDGTLTFDGDGTISSNWASDNNSFDNSDSPIVKYNPKKIVFAAKVTIVNRGADIFSNVPGKITAINGFTGPEVYNNKTSNLESFENLSNLDISGLDRVGRLFEGLNSLKTIDLSQLKPNPNVVLDRNLGDSGYNALFAGDSSLVEIKGLETWKDLRAGLTFNSTFWACSSLQTLDLSNWNTGQSISNTYMLLGTKSLWKLTLNKDHPLLNVPDAAIPNGTDNFNSNPTKGQKIPGTVNPATGDNNIATGQGWRSVGNGTDANPQGTNYPTAKDVANIQGPITDNVFVWRQLAQPVQIEYVNDSKGGAPITGPNVPTQVPGYNGIDSDNPTNAGDQLTIDSSIPAETIVVDGITYKLVPSKNPQVPGFYTNDNQKLTYHYVQQASATINYVDASNGNTIIDSTNLTGTIGDPITGVTEKIAALEKQGYKLKSNNVPATFGEDANQTYTVELEHNILTINPDNPGKPGQPIDPNNPDGPKWPEKTTAEDLKTESTITVHYKYADGRQAAPDATRTVHFTRTATVDAVTGQVTYGAWTPVESANVTVDSPAISGYTPDQGQISVTATAGNNSDQTVTYQANDVKATVKVIDDTTGQTIETHPLTGKNGGQLTNPVDLQALKNKGYVIGSNNVPTTFGPDAEQTYEIHVTHGSVTGTPDNPGKPGQPIDPNNPDGPKWPDGTAADQLQTESTITVHYKYADGSQAAPDATKTVKFTRTVTVDTVTGQVTYGAWIPVDGTNVTIASPRIDGYTPDQAQVSVTATAGNNSNQTVTYAQNPLIVQPIDKDGNPVGPAYPTDPKQPQPQEIPGYKFDHFETKDGKTYAVYTKDDTPAAKDDQITVQPIDEQGNPVGPAYPTDPKNPQAPTIPGYRFKEFQTKAGKTFAVYAKVASQPTEAAKPQAEKPQTQLPQTGQTQNHFLGLLGMLLTTLAGLFRLGKLKKRQ, from the coding sequence ATGGAAAACAAACTTCATTACAAGATGTACAAAGCTGGAAAAATCTGGCTGTTTGCATCAATTTCAACCATTGCCTTCGGAACTGGGATCATGCTTAGCCCGAACGGAAACAAAGTTCATGCTGACACTGTAGCCACAACAACCACCGCTCAAGCAGGACAAACAGAAACTACGCAAGTAGCACCCACGAGCGAAGCTGTTACTACTACAAATCCGGCAAGTGAACAAACTAGTTCAACAGATGCGAAAAATAGTACTGATACCACAGTTGTTGCTCAACCGGCTTCCACAACGGCTACGAACGCTTCTGAAGCCACTACGTCAACGAGTCAAGCTAGTCAGACAACGACCACCTCTGAAGCTGCTACCGCAACTCCAGGTTCACAAGCAACTAGTGCTGTCACAACTGAGAGCGTTGCAACTTCAACTGCTGTAAATGAGACTAATCCGGAATCAGCAGCGGTTTCCTCCCCGGCCACTTCTGAAGTAAAGGCTACACCGGAAACCGAACCAACTTCCACGCAACCATCATCCCAACCGGATGTTACCCAACAAACAGAAACAGTCCAACCAGTTTCACAACCAAACTTAAACAAATTAACTACTAACCTAGCAGCCGCTCCAACAACTGCTGCTACAGTTGTTGCTCAAGGAACATGGCCATGGGGAAACACCGCACACTGGACGTACACCGATGATGGAACGTTAACCTTTGATGGAGATGGAACCATTTCTTCAAACTGGGCCAGTGACAATAATAGTTTTGACAATAGTGACTCACCAATTGTTAAATACAACCCCAAGAAGATTGTTTTTGCAGCTAAGGTAACAATTGTTAATCGTGGTGCAGATATTTTTTCAAATGTTCCAGGTAAAATAACCGCTATCAATGGTTTTACCGGTCCTGAAGTTTATAACAATAAAACCAGTAACCTAGAAAGCTTTGAAAACTTATCTAATCTTGATATTTCTGGATTAGATCGAGTTGGTCGCCTGTTTGAAGGTTTAAATAGCCTAAAAACAATTGATTTAAGCCAATTAAAACCTAATCCTAACGTAGTACTAGATCGGAATCTTGGAGATTCTGGTTACAACGCTTTATTTGCTGGAGACTCCTCCCTGGTAGAAATCAAGGGACTGGAAACTTGGAAAGACTTACGAGCTGGACTAACTTTTAATAGTACTTTTTGGGCTTGTTCTAGTTTGCAAACCCTTGATTTAAGTAACTGGAACACCGGTCAATCAATCAGTAACACTTACATGTTATTAGGGACTAAATCATTGTGGAAGCTTACTTTAAACAAAGATCATCCCCTATTAAACGTTCCTGATGCTGCAATTCCTAACGGAACTGATAACTTCAACTCTAATCCAACTAAGGGACAAAAAATTCCTGGGACCGTTAATCCTGCTACTGGTGACAATAACATTGCTACTGGTCAAGGGTGGCGTTCCGTTGGAAATGGGACAGATGCTAATCCCCAAGGAACTAACTATCCAACTGCAAAAGATGTTGCAAACATTCAAGGCCCAATTACTGACAATGTCTTTGTTTGGCGTCAATTGGCGCAACCCGTTCAAATTGAATATGTTAATGATAGCAAGGGTGGAGCTCCTATCACTGGTCCCAACGTCCCGACGCAAGTTCCTGGTTATAACGGTATTGATAGCGATAACCCCACTAATGCCGGGGATCAATTAACCATCGATAGCTCGATCCCAGCAGAAACGATTGTTGTTGATGGAATTACTTATAAGTTAGTTCCAAGTAAAAATCCCCAAGTACCTGGATTCTATACCAATGATAATCAAAAACTGACGTATCACTACGTGCAACAAGCGTCAGCAACCATTAACTATGTTGATGCCTCAAATGGGAATACCATCATTGACTCAACTAACCTAACTGGCACAATTGGGGACCCAATTACGGGAGTTACTGAAAAAATCGCTGCTTTAGAAAAACAGGGTTACAAACTAAAAAGTAACAATGTTCCTGCAACGTTCGGTGAAGATGCTAACCAAACCTATACGGTAGAGTTAGAACACAACATTCTTACCATTAATCCAGATAATCCTGGAAAACCGGGTCAACCAATTGATCCAAATAATCCGGACGGCCCAAAATGGCCCGAAAAGACCACTGCCGAAGACTTAAAGACGGAAAGTACCATTACCGTTCATTACAAGTACGCAGATGGTCGGCAAGCGGCTCCAGATGCGACCCGGACGGTACACTTCACCCGGACAGCCACGGTAGATGCGGTTACTGGCCAAGTGACCTATGGTGCCTGGACTCCGGTTGAGAGTGCTAACGTGACCGTTGATTCTCCAGCAATCTCTGGCTACACGCCGGATCAAGGTCAGATTTCTGTGACGGCTACGGCTGGGAACAACAGTGACCAAACGGTTACTTACCAAGCTAACGATGTCAAGGCGACCGTGAAGGTGATCGATGATACAACCGGTCAAACCATTGAAACTCACCCGCTTACAGGTAAAAATGGGGGTCAATTAACAAACCCAGTTGACCTGCAGGCTTTGAAAAACAAAGGTTATGTGATTGGAAGTAACAACGTGCCAACGACCTTCGGTCCTGATGCAGAACAAACCTATGAAATTCACGTCACGCACGGTTCGGTTACCGGAACGCCGGATAACCCGGGAAAACCAGGCCAACCGATTGATCCAAACAACCCGGACGGACCGAAGTGGCCGGACGGAACGGCAGCTGATCAACTGCAAACGGAAAGTACCATTACCGTTCATTACAAGTATGCAGATGGCAGTCAAGCGGCTCCAGATGCTACCAAGACAGTGAAATTCACCCGGACAGTTACGGTTGATACGGTAACCGGTCAAGTAACCTACGGAGCTTGGATCCCCGTCGACGGTACCAATGTTACAATTGCTTCTCCAAGGATTGATGGCTACACGCCAGATCAAGCTCAAGTTTCCGTGACGGCTACGGCTGGGAACAACAGCAACCAAACGGTCACTTACGCCCAGAATCCCTTGATTGTGCAACCAATCGATAAAGACGGGAACCCAGTCGGACCTGCCTACCCAACGGATCCTAAGCAGCCGCAACCACAGGAAATTCCAGGTTACAAGTTTGATCACTTTGAAACGAAAGACGGCAAGACTTACGCCGTTTACACGAAGGACGACACTCCGGCTGCTAAAGATGATCAGATTACCGTGCAACCAATCGATGAACAAGGGAACCCCGTGGGACCAGCTTACCCAACGGACCCTAAGAATCCCCAAGCCCCAACGATCCCAGGTTACCGGTTCAAAGAATTCCAAACGAAAGCTGGCAAGACCTTCGCAGTTTACGCCAAAGTTGCTTCACAACCAACGGAAGCCGCTAAACCCCAAGCAGAGAAACCGCAAACGCAGTTACCGCAAACGGGTCAAACCCAGAACCACTTCCTCGGTTTACTTGGAATGTTGCTGACAACGCTAGCCGGCCTCTTCAGGTTAGGCAAGTTGAAGAAACGCCAGTAA
- a CDS encoding mucin-binding protein, whose protein sequence is MEPKLHYKMYKAGKFWLFATLTTITLGTGLLLGTQSQVKAATNVQTDQATATPQPESESQTVPAPVAQSTATAQSEVVTEISGSQSSSSQAPAVVTPETTVTSQGTSTSPATSAATATSTSASALQVTSASATQVSATSESGTATSVTADSTATVQPVTTPTVELAATTPAPAAIQTGTWGTAQYTYDDSSKTLTLLGGGELPAGTYSTGNTGTSSCPFPDVRHIVFNGPVSLAATSPFVFAGLSQLEDITNIHYLDTSKVTNIVGMFKDCTALKKLDLSGWNVAKVTSFGAMFRNCTSLTDVNFTGWDTSGAQYFNAMFFDATSLTHLDLSMFNTRNANFTGGGLANMFRGTTSLWNLKLGADTLLYQDAGLANPTTGNAIPNSNKTVAGPSWQLLGNGSDLNPLGKWVAAQVLLDGQAHPNQYVWAQTTNTKIIYVDNDNQDQSVGTGLELGYQAPGIEITQPVHQNIPKGYHLSDPTATYQNGVAGTVDKDGLQTIYVGLKHNLKELTPDSPGVPGQPIDPSNPDGTKWPDGSTGEHLNTENSVTIHYQYPDGRSAAPDAVKQVQFTRNATVDEVTGKITYGAWTPVGSATITIDSPTINGYTPDQNQVTTTVTAGQDSNATVTYQANDVQATIKLIDDTTGTTIATQTVTGKTDAQLNNPIDLQALKNKGYIIGSNNVPGTFGPNADQTYEIHVTQGTSQITPDKPGIPGQPIDPNNPEGPKWPAGTSVEQLQTENSVTVHYRYADGRQAAPGAIKKVRFTRMATVNHVTGVVTYGEWTPVGSAMVTITSPRIDGYTPDHSQITTTVTAGQDSKQTVVYNANDVQATIKVIDDTTGQTIDTQTVNGKIGNSLTNPVDLQALKNKGYVIGSNNVPTIFGSDAEQTYEIHVTHGSVTGTPDNPGNPGQPIDPNNPDGPKWPEGTAAEQLQTESTITVHYKYADGSQAAPDATRTVKFTRTVTVDMVTGQVTYGAWTPIDSTEVTITSPRIDGYTPDQEQVSVTATAGNNSNQTVTYAQNPLIVQPIDKDGNPVGPAYPTDPKQPQPQEIPGYQFDHFETKAGKTYAVYTKDDTPAAKDDQMTVQPIDEQGNPVGPAYPTGAEHPQVPTIPSYRFKEFQTKAGKTFAVYAQNTSQAPEAAKPQAGKPQTQLPQTGQTQHRFLGLMGMLLTTLAGLFGFGKLKQRKE, encoded by the coding sequence ATGGAACCTAAACTCCATTACAAAATGTATAAAGCCGGAAAATTCTGGCTCTTTGCTACTTTAACTACCATTACACTCGGCACGGGTTTATTACTTGGAACACAATCCCAGGTTAAAGCTGCCACAAATGTGCAGACAGACCAGGCCACTGCTACACCACAACCAGAGTCGGAGTCACAAACTGTTCCAGCTCCAGTAGCGCAGTCAACTGCTACGGCTCAAAGCGAAGTGGTAACTGAAATTAGTGGTTCACAATCTAGTTCAAGCCAGGCTCCAGCGGTGGTTACTCCAGAAACTACTGTAACTAGTCAAGGGACGAGTACCAGTCCGGCAACATCAGCAGCAACTGCCACGTCCACGTCTGCAAGCGCGCTGCAAGTAACCTCTGCAAGCGCGACGCAAGTAAGTGCCACTAGTGAATCAGGAACGGCGACTTCTGTAACCGCAGACTCCACTGCGACTGTCCAGCCGGTAACTACGCCCACGGTTGAACTTGCGGCAACCACCCCAGCACCAGCAGCAATTCAAACGGGAACTTGGGGAACCGCGCAATATACCTATGATGATAGCTCTAAAACCCTGACACTTCTGGGCGGTGGCGAACTTCCTGCCGGGACTTATTCAACTGGAAACACCGGGACCTCTAGTTGTCCCTTTCCAGACGTTCGCCACATCGTTTTTAACGGCCCCGTATCGCTGGCAGCAACGTCTCCCTTTGTGTTTGCCGGCTTAAGTCAACTAGAAGACATTACTAACATTCATTATTTGGATACTTCCAAAGTAACTAATATTGTCGGAATGTTTAAAGATTGTACAGCATTAAAAAAGCTGGATCTTAGTGGCTGGAACGTTGCTAAGGTAACTTCGTTTGGAGCAATGTTTCGGAACTGTACGAGTCTAACTGATGTGAACTTTACCGGTTGGGATACTAGCGGTGCGCAGTATTTTAATGCTATGTTTTTCGATGCCACCAGTCTGACGCACCTGGATTTATCCATGTTTAACACGCGTAACGCCAACTTCACCGGTGGGGGACTTGCCAACATGTTCCGAGGAACGACCTCACTGTGGAATCTTAAATTAGGGGCGGATACGTTGCTTTATCAAGATGCGGGCTTAGCAAATCCAACCACGGGAAATGCGATTCCAAACAGCAATAAAACCGTTGCTGGACCAAGTTGGCAACTATTGGGGAATGGTTCTGATTTAAATCCATTGGGTAAATGGGTTGCAGCGCAGGTACTCCTTGATGGGCAGGCGCATCCCAACCAATACGTGTGGGCCCAAACGACTAACACTAAAATTATTTACGTTGATAACGATAATCAGGATCAATCGGTAGGAACTGGTCTTGAGTTAGGCTATCAAGCTCCCGGAATTGAGATTACCCAGCCAGTGCACCAAAACATCCCCAAGGGCTATCATTTGAGTGATCCAACGGCTACATATCAAAATGGCGTTGCAGGCACGGTCGACAAAGACGGTCTTCAAACCATTTACGTTGGGCTAAAACATAATTTAAAAGAACTTACGCCGGATAGCCCCGGTGTTCCGGGCCAACCGATTGATCCCAGCAATCCCGATGGAACTAAGTGGCCCGATGGCTCGACCGGAGAGCATTTAAACACAGAAAACTCCGTCACCATTCATTATCAATATCCAGACGGTCGCTCAGCTGCGCCTGATGCTGTTAAGCAGGTTCAATTCACACGAAATGCAACCGTTGATGAAGTAACTGGGAAAATCACTTATGGCGCATGGACTCCGGTCGGTAGTGCAACCATCACCATTGACTCTCCCACAATCAATGGTTATACGCCCGATCAAAATCAGGTAACTACCACCGTTACTGCTGGTCAGGATAGTAATGCCACGGTAACTTATCAGGCTAATGATGTGCAGGCGACCATCAAATTAATTGATGATACTACTGGGACAACGATTGCTACCCAAACCGTTACTGGGAAAACTGATGCACAATTAAACAATCCCATTGACCTCCAAGCTTTGAAGAACAAGGGTTATATCATCGGTAGTAATAATGTCCCCGGTACTTTTGGACCAAACGCTGACCAGACTTATGAGATTCACGTGACCCAAGGGACGAGTCAAATTACGCCGGATAAGCCTGGAATCCCAGGGCAACCGATTGATCCGAATAATCCCGAGGGACCGAAATGGCCGGCAGGAACGAGTGTTGAGCAACTACAGACAGAAAACTCCGTTACCGTTCATTATCGGTACGCAGATGGTCGGCAAGCAGCCCCGGGTGCAATTAAAAAAGTCCGGTTTACACGGATGGCGACAGTTAACCACGTTACCGGTGTCGTAACTTACGGCGAATGGACGCCCGTTGGCAGTGCAATGGTTACAATTACTTCTCCAAGGATTGATGGTTACACCCCGGACCACAGTCAGATTACGACTACCGTAACTGCCGGACAAGATAGTAAGCAAACTGTGGTCTACAATGCGAATGACGTTCAGGCAACCATTAAGGTGATTGATGACACGACCGGGCAAACCATTGACACGCAGACAGTCAACGGTAAAATTGGGAATTCATTAACGAACCCAGTTGACCTGCAAGCTTTGAAAAACAAAGGCTATGTGATTGGAAGTAACAACGTGCCAACGATCTTTGGTTCCGATGCGGAACAAACCTATGAAATTCACGTCACCCACGGTTCAGTTACCGGAACCCCAGATAACCCGGGAAACCCAGGCCAACCAATCGATCCGAACAATCCGGACGGACCAAAATGGCCGGAGGGGACGGCAGCTGAACAACTACAAACGGAAAGTACGATTACCGTTCATTACAAGTACGCAGATGGTAGCCAAGCTGCACCAGATGCAACCCGGACGGTGAAATTCACGCGGACAGTTACGGTTGACATGGTAACCGGTCAAGTGACCTACGGAGCTTGGACGCCGATCGACAGCACCGAGGTTACAATTACTTCTCCAAGGATTGATGGCTACACGCCGGATCAAGAGCAAGTTTCCGTGACAGCCACGGCTGGGAACAACAGCAACCAAACGGTCACTTACGCCCAGAACCCCTTGATTGTGCAACCAATTGATAAAGACGGGAATCCAGTCGGACCAGCCTACCCAACGGATCCTAAGCAGCCGCAACCACAGGAAATCCCAGGCTACCAGTTTGATCACTTTGAAACGAAAGCTGGGAAGACTTACGCCGTTTACACGAAGGACGATACTCCGGCCGCCAAAGATGATCAGATGACGGTCCAACCAATTGATGAACAAGGAAACCCCGTGGGACCAGCTTACCCAACCGGTGCTGAACACCCACAAGTCCCAACGATCCCAAGTTACCGGTTCAAAGAATTCCAAACGAAAGCTGGAAAAACCTTCGCGGTTTACGCCCAGAATACCTCACAAGCACCAGAAGCCGCTAAACCCCAAGCCGGGAAACCGCAAACGCAGTTACCGCAAACGGGGCAAACTCAGCACCGCTTCCTTGGTTTAATGGGAATGCTGCTGACAACGCTAGCCGGACTCTTTGGCTTCGGGAAGTTGAAGCAACGCAAGGAATAA